The Cyprinus carpio isolate SPL01 chromosome A10, ASM1834038v1, whole genome shotgun sequence nucleotide sequence TCGAGACTGGTTGTCCTCTAGAGGAGAGAAAAAGTGATACAGAGAGAGAGCCCACACATGAGTTGCATAGTTGAAAGAAGGGATGTGGTCTCTTGGACAGTATGATCTTTCCAAACCATTAATATGCAGCATTAAACTAAAACCAGAGACTGTGCACTCGCTTTCCTTTTGATCACTGCCCACTATGTACAGAATTTCAAAGTAAAGCTTTCATAACACCCATTTGCATATTtgtaccttaatttttttttcctcaaggaGAGAAACACACCGACTTTACACATATCTACAAGTTCTGCCTTTTTGCAATGTATTGAGGTACCTGTACATTCCAAGACCATTTTTCCATGTTGGAGCGCTTGTCAATGAGCTCAAGATCAGTGTACTGTACACGTTTAAGAATACACAGCAATGAACAGGATAAAAGAGCATGAAAAATCTCAGTCTTTTGTACaaaagcaaaatgcaaaaaaaacaaaacaatcagttATGCACAATCTATACACAGATATGATACAGCCTCAAGTGCTTGATTTTGAGTTCCATTTCAGTCCATCAGGGGTCTCACCGTGCCtcaatgtctttgtgtgtgtgtgaaggggttCTGTCTCTAATGTCAGTGCCGAGTGGGGTAGTCCGTCTGGGAGATGTGGAACGCGCTCCCAGGGTTGGGATAAGAGGGGGTGGGGCACTGAGTGATGCGGTGGGAGGAGTTTTGTTGAGGATTCCGTTCTGGGCAGCTACGGCAGAAGAGGGGCTAACCCGGGGGTAGTGCATGCTGGGAAGTCCAGGTGCCATGAGACCCGGGTGAGGAAGGTGTCCATCTAAAGCGTGGTGATGCATCGGATGCAGACGCCCCTGCTCGTAGTCTTCTCGGAGCAAGTGCAGACGTTCCCGCTCCTCTATGTGCGCCCGCTCTTGTTCCCGCCGCTGTTCCAAGGTCAGTCCGTGAGGGAGGTCTCGGTTAAAGTCATGAGGCTCACGGTCCCGATACAAGCGCTCTGCTTCATAAAGGCGTGGTGCTGCTAACCGGTGCAGGGGGTCATTCCGCAGTAGCAGATCTCGAGCTAACGGATCCCTCCGGTGGATATCGAGTCCCCGGTAAGGGTCCCTCATGGGATCCCAATGAAAGGCGGGATAGGGGAACCTCTCTGCCCCTGGGATGGGACTGATACCCATGAAGGGGGCCACCATACGAGTCCTCTCCAGACTACTGATACTGTTTATGGGATGCATACTGGGCATGCCCATGGGTACAGGCATTGAAGATGGAGGGTGGAGAGCAACAGGAGGAGGTGCTTGTGGTGTGGATCTTTGCTCCGGGGATCTCCCCGTGGGACCATCCTGCTCCTCTTTCCTCTCTTCTTTCACCTTCACCTCACTGTTTTTCTTCTCATAGGTGATATCGCCCTTCTTCTCCAGAACATCTCGAGTCAGCCCGCCGTTCACCCGATCTATGGTGCCTGGCCGCATGTAGGGTGATGCTGTAACCCGATTTGCTGGCTTGTCTTCAGAAACCCGGCTGTCGTGGATGACGGGAGTGTCTTTGTCAGTGTGGTGATTCTCTTTCACCTTGTGGTCATCTGTGTTGGAGTCTTTCCAGTCCGAGTGCTCTCGTTCTCTCTCACGATCTTTGGGCTTGTCCTTATCCCGAGACTCACTAGAAGGGATGTGGTTCCGGGAGGGCTCAGATGATCGGGTGTGACTCATCAGAGTGAGGGGGTTAACAGGAATCGGGGATGGGTGATTTTGGTGCCTCTTTTCCGCAGTTTCCCTAGAGGTGAAACAGATAATTAATATTGGGCAAATTATTTTTTGCCAGAATAAACCCAGAgagggtttattttgcaattaccAGCCAActgtacattaatattattacagtaataaaagtaataatgccacttatacttaaaaatatatatatccctGACAGATGATATCATATGACTGTTTAGTATCATCCATACAGCTCTACACACCGCTCTTTATCATCCTTGTTGACTGATGAATCCCTCTTGTCCAGGTcacgttctctctctctgtccctttcTCGTTCTCTCTCATGGGAGCTGACCGACGCGCTGCGTTCAGTGTCTCCAGGTTTGAGCCAGGGAGGTGGGGTGGGGAAGGATGGCGGAGTGCGGTGGAGTCTGTTCCATGGCTCATGGGGTCCGTTGAAGTGCTGTTGTGCGCTGGGTGCATCTTTGTGGCCAAATACAGAGTTGGATGCTgggagatgtaaaaaaaaacgaCATGGTGAGATTATATTTATCTTGATCTTTTCTATTTCATGCATGAGTAGGCTTACTCTTTGATGTcagaatattaaatatgtgttgTAATTTCAACCTACAATTAGTCTgataactgaaatatataaatgtactgcatttgtaaatgataaaatgttgACTGAAGGTGAATTTTCTAATACAAaacatagggctgggcgataaaacgaTATGAAGAGTTCAATAAATGTTCGCTATAATGTTTATGCGCCAAAAGCAAGGAACGAAGATCTAGTGTgaataggggtgtaacgatacgtGTACCGTGTACCGAACGGTTCCctggcaaattccaaatggaagtgatcatccctgtccccttggagtggggactttggagtgagcagggcacgtgcaTGCCAGTATGTAGTcgtttggaatgcacttggcaaaaggagcgatgtaatttcctcattatcttcagctgggatgttcctgtGACAACGCACCACGGTGTGCGTCAGCAGATGACGctgttttaatgtcataaatgactttttattgttgttagcataactgttgcaaataaacattattattttattttttttaagtttttcaaatatacaaaaaaaaaaataaaaaataaaaaaaaaaaaattttttattttttatcaaaaaagcTGGTGTCCATCAGCGAATCTGCTGACGGACACCGTGCAGGAGTccgggtggagatgcacgtacgcaaaatctagcttttgtgcatacgtacacttttaggatgaaatctacagagagttttataaatgagacctcAGAACTGCTCTGAGATTCACTTCATAAGCATCTGACCATTTGATTTTAGTAAAACtggcgtcatatcacatacacagaactgtaaaggtattcacggcaaccagTCAAAAAAGTCcagtttgatttgaagacattatgcctattactttttttcagtagatTGTACATagactactactaaaatgaaacaaacattattttttaaggaataatctaacaacatttcttccattttttaaaattttaatagtaaatcccctttgttgccaaaaaataaagtttgcttaattttcaataattaaaagataaatgaaattaatgttctatgccttcatttgataaccagaaaaaatgtaaatacacaacagaatttctgagggaaaaaaattcataaggctactttaagaaaaaaagtaataaatattttctttatgcattcaaataattagacatgctaaaacagaaaatggtaacaataaaaaataaaatatttcataaggccttaaacgtaatttttgttaaacttttaataaatgtttcatgattttaattaattagacttgctttttgattaataaaatttaatttaactattaaaaaggagtcgagaaaaaagtcgaaggggggggaaaaaaaatttaactggaAAAAatttacaatggaaaaaaaaaaaaaaaaacaatccagaaaaagaaggaaaaaaaaaaaaatttaaaaaaaaaaaaaaaaaaatggaactgaatttaggaaaaaataaaacggatttcatagggccctacaatatcactcattagaacatgcaaattaatttttatattaagatatttattttaagaaaaaattaatggtctggtttctacaactttcactctggagcaaaaatctggctttaaattggaaagaaataaagatttgacatttattgtgataatttttttggccatatcgcccagccctaacaaAACAGTTGACTAATTGGCACTCACCGAGTGCTGGGTTTCCCAGTCCACCAAAGGCTGCAGTGCTTAATGAGGCCAGACCTCCAAATGTAGACGGTCTGTTAAAGGGCTCTGTCAGTCAAAACAGGAACAAAGGATCAGTCAATTAAATGATTATGTGAATCATCAACGAATTACAGCTTTCTTCATCGCAGaatgttatgatttaaaatacaCCCACCCCCCACTGAACCCTAAGTTTAAAAATTAACAGATATATAAACGTTTTAGCAATATATATACCCACTAGGGATGCCACAATTTTCAATATAATATTGAACCATTAATttccatgcattttatttattttttgttgttttgatttggcCAATCTCTGACTTCCACAAACTGCATTGTGatcatttcccaaaatgtaatttgtttggAAATATTAAGAGGTCTGTAAATGAGtgttaacagaggccagagatgctgaagatGGATGCAATGACGAGAAAACTGTAGCAGGCAGAGCAagctcactgttcatgatgcgcaaaatattggaagaaaatcctaaatattgaattggaggtttatataaatgtatttctgaggggaaattaaaattttagatggtattttcttttcatcttacctccatataatgcattttaaagtagtgtttataagcgctgaggctgctttgtttactgcagtaaccaaggaaacactatTGCTGCTGTTGCATaggtgccacctgctgtcagacaaTAAATTTGCATTCTCATTCagtatgctgtttttgtttcgttCAGTTGTTATTTAGCATAGTTTCGCAAAGctgtcagaccattctgtttttgcttcaatttTTGAAACggttaaatctaatttaaatcaaaaactgGTCATGCTACATGTttgtagcatctttgtttggattgtgattaaaatggAATAGTTgcctcttattttttttaatttttacagatgGCTTGTAACAGAGCAAATAAGCATCTTGTTCATGTACTCctattttcattctttcttgtctcttgtttaaaaaaatgaaatcaataaaaaaaagaaaaattggaaATTGGAATTGGCCATGAAAAATTAAGGTCAATGCAACTTTTagatttagcagacgcttttatccaaagtgactggGAATTGAaaccacaaccttttgtgctgctaacgcaatgctctaccactgagccattATACAGTACAATAGGACTGTCTGCAAGtggaattttataaaataaagaacaagTATAGCAATAAAAACGTTTTTTTCCTCTTACTGCTCCTGTCTTCTAAGCctagaagaacaacaacaacaaaaaaaagctgaTGTGCCATGCCAAcagaaccaaaccaaaccaaaaaccgtggttaaaaaaaaacaagacatgtATTAAAATGTGGGCTAATTGTATTGTTGCATTCCTAAAATCCACTGACTATCAGAGAAGTGTTCAGTAACCCTTAATCCAGGGTTGTCCAATCCAtctcctggagggccaatatccagtagagtttagctccaatcctaattaaTAGGGGCTGAACAGTTAACACAGGAActgtcacttgcacaatcgaggcagtgtcGCATCGTCACTAagtttataaattacatttcttttcaaatcttgccagtgtttaaaccattcagcacTCGCACGCTCTCCTGGAGACCGTGCGCTCATGCACACTCGAAGCATATTTTTATCAACTCGCTCATGTTAACGGATtaaagtgttcacactgcacccGGCAGTGCGTTCCAGTAGCGGTGTGTCTGCAGCAGCGCAGAGATTGTTTCCACACAGAGTCTATTTTTAAAGCTGCAAacgctgaattaaagtaacagcacattgtttgcagtaaatatgaacatgaattgacacgaaaatgtagtaattacaccataaatgcatattattaaagtctactgtgtttcacagtcaacacgtatggctttttggctaggtttaaaggaaaagagcacttttagataaataAGGCAATAACAGATGGCACTCGTGGAGAtaggaaaacaaagttctttatgaactgcaggattgcttgtaataaagaataaaatgcaaaagaaaaggcagtagagatgactttctgtcaatggtaagttttaatttagaatgtttgtgataatgtaagaaaagtaatttaaatgtttgccacttgcttgagtaACTTCatatataaatctagaagtaaataaaaaagcaaaaaccatTGAATAACATGTTTCTTATATTTACTGCGTTTAAACACatctatgaaagattgtattagCTACTACACTGTGTATAAAAagaatcacaatgctgaaaaagcatttttagtaacaatgtttggatttgaaatcaaaataatggataaatgttgtgtttgtagtaAACAGCCATGGATCGGTTGCAGACTCCTGTATGAAAAGTACAGTGAGCAtccctcaaattaaaaaatcccctctcacaagagtcacctaagaggggaattcattttcaaaaatgaaattcaggccctgaataaatgtctaaaattccTGATTGGGGTcttactataaataattctacatgataaaaagaaggctttaaaaagatcggtatcggTGATTGTATCGGCAGATACCgctttctgtgatcggcctcaaaaaacatgatcggagcacccctactaattaaacacacctgaaccagctaatcaaggtctgcaGGATTACTATAGTCtttcaggcaagtgtgttgggacaaactggagctaaactctgcaggacattaaACTCTCCCGCCCACCTTAGAATACACACACTTCAGTCAAGAATTATCAGTTGTTGATTGCACAGTGACACCTAGTGGAGGAGTGTGAATGTGCATATGTAAGTGTCTTGTCAACTTACCAAAGTGGGGTGCTGGGGTAAGAAAGTTGCTAGGATGATGTGAAGGGTGTCCGAAAGGTGCAGCTGAGGGATGTGTGGACCCTGAAACCAAGACAGATAATGATGACATTTCTTCCAATCTTATTAAAGCAAGTCTAAGGGTCTAGCTCATAGGTTCCCAACTCCAGTCCTGGCGCCTCCCCGCTCTGCGTATTTTGTAAGCCTCTCTTATCTGACATGCTCAGTTGAAGGGTGGGCTCAATTTGACTGTATGTTAGTGGACTTCAAAGGATTTTCCGCCTTCTTTAGGGATATTCCAATCCAAagcaggtgtgtttggtgtgttaaTGTATTGGGAACTCCTTGTCTAGCTGCAAAAGCTGCCTAGACAATACATCCTTGACAGGAGTGAAAATACAATACATAGAAACATTTTAGTGTAATCATGTTGTTTGCACTCTATCAACAAAGCAGCTCACTTACAGCATAGATTGCTAATTATAATGAAAGCCTTTAAGTTTTGTTACTTCACTCGCTTGTAGTATAGGTGGCATGTAATGAGTATCAAGAAATGGggactaaaatatttaaagtgatcCAATTTATTAAGAAACAGAAAATCACTAATATCAGGGCTGACTAACCCAAAGACATTGGAAGCTCTGCTTTTGATTGGAGTAGTGACGGCGATCTCTCTCAAATCTACTAAGATTTGGGTCATCTACTCACCTGCTGCTGAGAAAAGCGATGCAGGTCGCGCCAAATCATGAGGGTGATGGATAGCTCCAAAAAAGGTGGGACCTGGGGGTCGACTTAGGAACTCCGGTTTGAGGCCAAAGTCCAACTTGTGTGGGTCAACCTGCATCTGCTGCTGAAGAAGGCCAGGCACAAGAGAGAATTAATGTGATACCCCTCCAAAAGTACCTCAGAAATTAAAAAAGGCTGTATTCTATTCTGAAGATCAGAGTTaacaaagaggagaaaaaaagggaGCAGCAAATAATATTTCTTTCCATATGTAATGCTGATCCTGATTGGAGGGTGCAGTAAAATTCAAATCTGGTAATGTACGTAAATCTCACCTTTACTTTCTGTTGGTGGTGGTAAATTTGCCAGGCTATATGAACATGCATAGCACACCACTTTCCTGGTTTCTGTGGAGACAGACAAGATAAGATTTTCATGTTCACACATGACTACATACATGTTAGTTtcattttattgctttaaaaCTTCTAAACACTTCTATTAGAGAATGCTGGGTAcatctgaaaatattatttataattttatgcaaTATCATTGAACATTTTAAAGTAAGATTTAACTTGCAAAGTTAATATGAAGTTTCTTTGTATTTTCCCATGTTTTAGGAACAGTTGCAAATTAATTCAGGAAAATGTCATTACAAAGTGTTTTCAGTGATAAGGGAGTCCTATAGTGTCTCATATAGACTCTGAGATGAGACCGTCGAGTCCCAGTGCACAGCTAATTAAAAAGACTGCGGCGCGGAAGGCAGGTGCTTGGTGGAAGGTGGGATTAAACTGTAACGAGCTTTTTTACTCTATTTCCTGCTGAGTCCTGTGGGGAAACATACTGAATAACTGATAAAGCAGTCTTACCCTGAGAACCGGCCGGAACGGATCTGTCAGCTAGAGAGGAGAGGGGAAAAAGAGAGCAAGAGTGAGAGAGATTAGGGACACAAAGCTGTCACTCAGGACTTTTAATTAGCATCCGAGCATTACTTCATCACTGaccaaattaaaatgttaaaatttcccTTTCTAATGAAGGATTTCATGGAATAATTAGGCCAGAATTCAGAGTATTCCCCTTCCTATCTCTGCCTGCATACCAAAGTGGGAAACAGTATAATGTGTTCCTAAAAATGTAACACTTAGTTTGCCCATAGTGTCATTCAATACTAGTTTAAAAAATCCACAGGTTTGTTCGTTGTAAAGAGCATGTTTGGGGTCCGTACCCGAGGGTCTTTCTGAAGGAGTGTGTGTGGGACGGCTCCAGGCCTGGCTGCCACATCTAGAGGGTTTGAGATCTGTAGTACACAAAGAGAAAACTTAAGtatattcagccaatcacatgatAGCTAAACCATTCAGTATCATCTCTCACTTACTCTAGAATTACTGGTAGCTAACTAAGGGTACATCACCAGACTGAACATCCCGAGAAAACATCTGAAATTGATTCTCTATTTATACTGTACCTATACATAACATTAAAGAAGAAACAGACTCTGAGATCTGTTTATATTTAGCTAGATCTGTTCCATGTGTGCAGGAGTACATTTGGAACAGCACAGGAGGTTAGTTTTTGGAGTAGTCTTGACATTCCAACATATAGCATTTGATATTGTGATACCCTGGGCTGGAACGCTCCCTGCAGAGATCCGAAGGGTCCCGTTGGGGGGATGACGGGCGGAATGCCAGACACCGCTGGGGGGTAAGAGTGGAACAgctgagaaaagaaaaaggataCAAGACACAGTCACTCTGTGAAGTTCTTGTTTGATCGTGTCAGCTGTTTACAGTTCTACAGTGAGACCGGAGCCTGCAGGTCCCTGTACAAACTACAAAACATCAGCTGCTGACATTTAAATGAACTTCATTACATGCTGCATAATATGAAAATACACACCATGTGAAAATAATTCACAACAATTTATGCTTAGTTTTTCTCTctatgaatgaataaaagaaagaatgagaCTACAGATCCTATATTCTGCTGCATATAATGATACAACCTTCATCTGACCTGCGGCTGTTGTGACATTCAACCAAGATTAATGGTGAGCTGAATTTACAGTATAGGTCACCATCTAAACCAACTCTGATAGCAATGACTGTTATCACCACAATGCACTCCATAATACATGTAATTACTGCAGTGTGTGTTCATGGGTGGGtgtcacaaatgaatcattgctAAATGGCGACTCCATAATCAAAGGGCAgagatcaaataaattaaagttgcATTAACCTGTTGGACAGGCATTTAgaatgaaacacattttatctCTTAACAAGGTCCCCACACTCACTAGCAAGGCATTTTTTtcgcaataaaaaaatatgcagccaatttacttaataaaataattttttaataaaaaaagtgtgcttaatacCTTTATATAGTAATggttttatagaaatattaaggCACTTAAGGCCAACTGTAGATATAATTACAGCTAGATATAAAAAAGCTGTGACCAGCATGGCCCCTATTGCTTAAAACACCCATAATGCCAAACATGATGAAATTAGATTATggaagcaaaaattaaaaaagacaacaatCACTACActaaggaagaagaaaaaagccaccacagcaaatggcaaaaacatgacagGGACTCACGCTATGTCTGTAGAAGGGGTCGACTTTTGTGGGGTATTTGTCGAACTGTGGAGGAAAAGAGAAACAGTGCTCAGTACACACAGGAGTCCTTCAGGCCTACAAACAACTTACTCAGGACAAATATCTTGTGGAGTCTCCACATGTGCTCTCCAGAAAAGTGTTTGGTTGGCAGTAAAATGGTCTCTGCCCTGATTAATGAACGTTAGCACAGAAAATAGCCTTGCATTATTTCTGCTGGCCCCATCCAGGCTGTCGTTTTGCGATTTACAGTGAATTATGACAAGGTCTTTCTCTTGTTACTGTGTATTACTCAGCAATTCTGTGAGTGGTCAAACAGAAGACATTCGGCTGTCTAAAAATAGCATTTCAAACAGCTCATTTAACAGGGTTTGAGTGGTCTAATCTGGATCCAGACAGAATGTTTCCCACTTGCAAGTAAACAATGTGGCTCGCAAACTAGTTTTCAAACTGTGCTGCACATTAGCTAACAGAGTGCCATTCTCAGAGGTCTTTGAATCTGGAATGGTTCAAAAGCTGCTTTTAAGCCTCTGTGGGCAGTGTGGTTAAGGTCGAGCTGTGTGTGGGAGTGTCTGTATGAAGCCTCAACTCAATAATCAGCTCTGCTGCCTGCCAACCAAAAGCCCTCAGTCAAAAATCCATCAGaccaaaatgatgtcattaaactGGGAATGAATAAACTAGTATTAAGTTCTCAAGGCTTGGCTGGAACAAAAACATATCCCCAGTAGCTCTGACTGCCAATTCTAAAATCAGGACAGAGAACAGAGAGTAGAGAAGCATGCCAGAGAAAAACAGCAATTTTTCAACAAAGAAAAGCCACATTGTGGCGAGAGAGAAACACATGGTTACAATTGAGAGAGCGAGCCACTGCCCTGACTTCCAGTGTTTACTGAATCAGCATACTGTACTGCACAAGTTTATAATTCAGCAGTCgttgcaatacacacacacacacaaacacacacacacacagacacacacacacacacaaacacacacatatgcacaaatTTAGAAGTTACCTACAGTATTCCCAGTTTTTGACCATTGATTTTTTCCAGTTATCTCTGATGACTCACTAGGGATTTTTACAAATCATGCTGATGGATTTGATTTTTACAGACTCGCTAATAAATCATCATTTGTGAACCGGCCTGTATAATTCATTAAATAGACACATTATAGAAATTTCCATGACCGTGGGAACCCTGTATCCTATATGCatgcatttgattttaatgtgtatacatttatattatacatacagtCATCCATTTAACCACTCAAGCAtctccaccttattttgcaatgcagaaataagctattttctttgaatgtgcgagacttccgatTCATTTGCTTCTATAGGTAAATAACTTGAAgaataataaaaagcagtaaacGGTTAAACTCTTTGCGCTATAAaccaatgtatttattataataatgaattaaaataattatcacaaaaaactgtttgcaatatcaagcagcataacagactgTTTCTTGTAGAGGTAAAATATCTAGAAGCAAATAACACCAGAAGCCTCCATCACc carries:
- the LOC109097628 gene encoding autism susceptibility gene 2 protein homolog isoform X2 — protein: MDGPRKKRKSRSVRDRERVSNGIRNNHVRGSMLRFSSESEREDSTNPSSSSRPRPPRRKRKESTSAEEDIIDGFSISGFMTLEALEKDMTLKPHERRQNQAGPLRKKKPGRVANGLSFDLHKDRLNHSNHQHHHSDQENNPHLAHTHSKKKKHLQKKHRPLKPGQNNCKESDSESVSGESKPSIRSSSRDRLTDCDSESDQEDKGSDASSEKLFSTAAVKVPDFSVDTLSTNASQELQGLGIPKVSGLERSQEKSQETSRELSSATPSLVPTSHPKPPLPAPLHIQPPPSNRGIPLNPSPVQTQHPCPDHPLRPLLPPTTLPQTQGQEPSQAPPAQPQHPPEPPPHPRPPRTPGIYHHPPSPVLPAQQNPIQPVQHRPPSRCHPRPISAYSSSLTLNGLSSRSSTPGKLPGPSPTPHLHHHQPAPTGAEASFPLPLPANPTASHTFPPSLPPSTLPHHTNMFASPAALPPPPPLTSNTLPVPGHPAGSAYSEQDLLRQELNTRFLASQSADRGASLGPPPYLRTEFHQHQHQHQHQHTHQHTHQHTFTPFPHAIMPTPAPPMVRTPARNFDKYPTKVDPFYRHSLFHSYPPAVSGIPPVIPPTGPFGSLQGAFQPRISNPLDVAARPGAVPHTLLQKDPRLTDPFRPVLRKPGKWCAMHVHIAWQIYHHQQKVKQQMQVDPHKLDFGLKPEFLSRPPGPTFFGAIHHPHDLARPASLFSAAGSTHPSAAPFGHPSHHPSNFLTPAPHFEPFNRPSTFGGLASLSTAAFGGLGNPALASNSVFGHKDAPSAQQHFNGPHEPWNRLHRTPPSFPTPPPWLKPGDTERSASVSSHERERERDRERERDLDKRDSSVNKDDKERETAEKRHQNHPSPIPVNPLTLMSHTRSSEPSRNHIPSSESRDKDKPKDREREREHSDWKDSNTDDHKVKENHHTDKDTPVIHDSRVSEDKPANRVTASPYMRPGTIDRVNGGLTRDVLEKKGDITYEKKNSEVKVKEERKEEQDGPTGRSPEQRSTPQAPPPVALHPPSSMPVPMGMPSMHPINSISSLERTRMVAPFMGISPIPGAERFPYPAFHWDPMRDPYRGLDIHRRDPLARDLLLRNDPLHRLAAPRLYEAERLYRDREPHDFNRDLPHGLTLEQRREQERAHIEERERLHLLREDYEQGRLHPMHHHALDGHLPHPGLMAPGLPSMHYPRVSPSSAVAAQNGILNKTPPTASLSAPPPLIPTLGARSTSPRRTTPLGTDIRDRTPSHTHKDIEAR
- the LOC109097628 gene encoding autism susceptibility gene 2 protein-like isoform X8, with protein sequence MIKSSWFYVKFKYNEKLKPGQNNCKESDSESVSGESKPSIRSSSRDRLTDCDSESDQEDKGSDASSEKLFSTAAVKVPDFSVDTLSTNASQELQGLGIPKVSGLERSQEKSQETSRELSSATPSLVPTSHPKPPLPAPLHIQPPPSNRGIPLNPSPVQTQHPCPDHPLRPLLPPTTLPQTQGQEPSQAPPAQPQHPPEPPPHPRPPRTPGIYHHPPSPVLPAQQNPIQPVQHRPPSRCHPRPISAYSSSLTLNGLSSSRSSTPGKLPGPSPTPHLHHHQPAPTGAEASFPLPLPANPTASHTFPPSLPPSTLPHHTNMFASPAALPPPPPLTSNTLPVPGHPAGSAYSEQDLLRQELNTRFLASQSADRGASLGPPPYLRTEFHQHQHQHQHQHTHQHTHQHTFTPFPHAIMPTPAPPMVRTPARNFDKYPTKVDPFYRHSLFHSYPPAVSGIPPVIPPTGPFGSLQGAFQPRISNPLDVAARPGAVPHTLLQKDPRLTDPFRPVLRKPGKWCAMHVHIAWQIYHHQQKVKQQMQVDPHKLDFGLKPEFLSRPPGPTFFGAIHHPHDLARPASLFSAAGSTHPSAAPFGHPSHHPSNFLTPAPHFEPFNRPSTFGGLASLSTAAFGGLGNPALASNSVFGHKDAPSAQQHFNGPHEPWNRLHRTPPSFPTPPPWLKPGDTERSASVSSHERERERDRERERDLDKRDSSVNKDDKERETAEKRHQNHPSPIPVNPLTLMSHTRSSEPSRNHIPSSESRDKDKPKDREREREHSDWKDSNTDDHKVKENHHTDKDTPVIHDSRVSEDKPANRVTASPYMRPGTIDRVNGGLTRDVLEKKGDITYEKKNSEVKVKEERKEEQDGPTGRSPEQRSTPQAPPPVALHPPSSMPVPMGMPSMHPINSISSLERTRMVAPFMGISPIPGAERFPYPAFHWDPMRDPYRGLDIHRRDPLARDLLLRNDPLHRLAAPRLYEAERLYRDREPHDFNRDLPHGLTLEQRREQERAHIEERERLHLLREDYEQGRLHPMHHHALDGHLPHPGLMAPGLPSMHYPRVSPSSAVAAQNGILNKTPPTASLSAPPPLIPTLGARSTSPRRTTPLGTDIRDRTPSHTHKDIEAR
- the LOC109097628 gene encoding autism susceptibility gene 2 protein homolog isoform X5 — translated: MDGPRKKRKSRSVRDRERVSNGIRNNHVRGSMLRFSSESEREDSTNPSSSSRPRPPRRKRKESTSAEEDIIDGFSISGFMTLEALEKDMTLKPHERRQNQAGPLRKKKPGRVANGLSFDLHKDRLNHSNHQHHHSDQENNPHLAHTHSKKKKHLQKKHRPLKPGQNNCKESDSESVSGESKPSIRSSSRDRLTDCDSESDQEDKGSDASSEKLFSTAAVKVPDFSVDTLSTNASQELQGLGIPKVSGLERSQEKSQETSRELSSATPSLVPTSHPKPPLPAPLHIQPPPSNRGIPLNPSPVQTQHPCPDHPLRPLLPPTTLPQTQGQEPSQAPPAQPQHPPEPPPHPRPPRTPGIYHHPPSPVLPAQQNPIQPVQHRPPSRCHPRPISAYSSSLTLNGLSSRSSTPGKLPGPSPTPHLHHHQPAPTGAEASFPLPLPANPTASHTFPPSLPPSTLPHHTNMFASPAALPPPPPLTSNTLPVPGHPAGSAYSEQDLLRQELNTRFLASQSADRGASLGPPPYLRTEFHQHQHQHQHQHTHQHTHQHTFTPFPHAIMPTPAPPMVRTPARNFDKYPTKVDPFYRHSLFHSYPPAVSGIPPVIPPTGPFGSLQGAFQPRISNPLDVAARPGAVPHTLLQKDPRLTDPFRPVLRKPGKWCAMHVHIAWQIYHHQQKVKQMQVDPHKLDFGLKPEFLSRPPGPTFFGAIHHPHDLARPASLFSAAGSTHPSAAPFGHPSHHPSNFLTPAPHFEPFNRPSTFGGLASLSTAAFGGLGNPALASNSVFGHKDAPSAQQHFNGPHEPWNRLHRTPPSFPTPPPWLKPGDTERSASVSSHERERERDRERERDLDKRDSSVNKDDKERETAEKRHQNHPSPIPVNPLTLMSHTRSSEPSRNHIPSSESRDKDKPKDREREREHSDWKDSNTDDHKVKENHHTDKDTPVIHDSRVSEDKPANRVTASPYMRPGTIDRVNGGLTRDVLEKKGDITYEKKNSEVKVKEERKEEQDGPTGRSPEQRSTPQAPPPVALHPPSSMPVPMGMPSMHPINSISSLERTRMVAPFMGISPIPGAERFPYPAFHWDPMRDPYRGLDIHRRDPLARDLLLRNDPLHRLAAPRLYEAERLYRDREPHDFNRDLPHGLTLEQRREQERAHIEERERLHLLREDYEQGRLHPMHHHALDGHLPHPGLMAPGLPSMHYPRVSPSSAVAAQNGILNKTPPTASLSAPPPLIPTLGARSTSPRRTTPLGTDIRDRTPSHTHKDIEAR